In a genomic window of Zingiber officinale cultivar Zhangliang chromosome 9B, Zo_v1.1, whole genome shotgun sequence:
- the LOC122023917 gene encoding transcription factor TCP20-like: MESSDRHEEVIKFQQALGLPPTHEGDPSPDVSESRDVLPSAAVAAEKDGQRKQLAPKRSSNKDRHTKVEGRGRRVRMPALCAARIFQLTRELGHKSDGETIQWLLQQAEPSIIASTGTGTIPASALASAGSISRPAAPTAATRIHPKLDELGQGAAAAPWTMLGSANFARPPLPGLLLPHGVLESGLFHSGPPPAAESSSRLGTAASSNGSSMSGFVQKSGVHGLDLTGNDMSTMSFVSMLTAHGQQVPGLELGLSQEGHVGMINPQTLNQFYSQIGHISGAAGSGESEQFCNRQQQQAFSASDDLCESK, encoded by the coding sequence ATGGAGTCATCGGATCGGCATGAGGAGGTCATCAAGTTCCAGCAAGCCCTGGGCCTGCCCCCGACGCATGAGGGAGATCCGAGCCCGGATGTATCAGAAAGCAGGGATGTTTTGCCTTCCGCCGCGGTGGCGGCGGAGAAGGATGGCCAAAGGAAGCAACTTGCGCCGAAGCGGAGCTCCAACAAGGATCGGCACACCAAGGTCGAGGGCCGGGGGAGAAGGGTCCGGATGCCCGCGCTCTGCGCCGCTCGGATCTTCCAGCTTACCAGAGAATTAGGGCACAAGTCCGACGGGGAGACTATACAGTGGCTCCTCCAGCAGGCGGAGCCCTCCATTATCGCTTCCACCGGCACAGGTACAATCCCTGCCTCCGCACTCGCCTCCGCCGGTTCTATCTCCCGCCCTGCCGCCCCCACGGCCGCTACAAGGATCCACCCCAAGCTCGATGAGTTAGGACAGGGAGCTGCGGCCGCCCCTTGGACCATGCTGGGGTCTGCTAACTTTGCCCGGCCCCCCCTTCCAGGGTTGCTGCTGCCTCATGGTGTCCTCGAATCCGGACTGTTCCACTCTGGGCCACCGCCGGCAGCGGAGTCAAGTTCCAGACTTGGGACTGCGGCCAGCAGCAATGGCTCTTCGATGAGCGGATTCGTACAGAAATCGGGGGTGCATGGCCTGGATTTGACTGGCAATGACATGAGCACAATGAGCTTTGTGTCGATGCTAACCGCGCATGGGCAGCAGGTGCCCGGGTTAGAGCTCGGCCTCTCCCAGGAGGGGCATGTTGGAATGATCAACCCACAGACCTTGAACCAGTTCTACTCGCAAATTGGGCATATAAGTGGTGCAGCTGGTTCTGGTGAGAGCGAGCAATTTTGCAACCGCCAGCAGCAGCAGGCCTTCTCTGCCAGCGACGATTTGTGCGAGTCAAAATAG